A window of Mesotoga sp. UBA6090 genomic DNA:
TTCATATAATCTGAGGAAGAGCCATTTCTATTTTGCCAGAAACATGAAGGTGATAATGAGTTATTCCAGATAATCTGAGGAAGAGCCATTTCCTAGTTGCAAAAAACATAGCTATTATCTCTTGCAGACAATAGTCACGTGTTCACAGACTTCATCATGCCTAGCTGTCACAACCATTTCGAGTCCTGAAAAGAAGCTGCTCATAGAAAAAAGTAGTTTCCTCTTCTTTCTTGTCTAGGCGAAGTATCAGGGAATTCAATATCTGATGAATCTTGGCTCTGGCCTTGAAATGATAATATCCCGGTTCTCTAATCATCATGGAAAGATATCGCAAGAATACGTTTCTAATGCTATAAATCTGTTCTATTCTCGAACGGAATTTGGGAAGAGCTCTGACGAATCTATTTTCTCCGTAATTGGAGACCAGATAGCTCTCAAATTTTACATGGTCTTCTCTTAGTAATGCTTTCGCGAATGTCTCATTATTAGTGGATATTCCAGAAGCATACTCATACCATACGATCTTCTTGTCCAAATAACCAATATCATCGCCTTCAAGCAAAACCAATACTGGTGCTAAATCCTCACAGAATCTAACATCTGCGTTATTGTAAAGTCTTAGAGAGTATTCCAGAAAGTACTCTCTGGAAAAAAACAAGGTAATTCCTGAAAGCCAATCAGAAAAGAGAAGAAGATTCTTTAGCTTGTTCAGCGGGCATGAGTTCTTCTTTCGATATACACTCTTATTCTTTGGAGCATCGAAATTTGAGAATTTGGCAACTCCTTCATTGACGATAGAATATGCATACATATTTCCAAAGGCTAATCCGAAGGAATTGTTCTCTAGGAAATCACTCATCTCCTGGAGGGACCTTTCATTAAAAAGAAGATCTCCTGGTCCTAAACCCTTTACAAACTTACCTTTCGCAGCCTTAAGACCTTCGATTAGATTACCGACAATTCCACGATTCTTCTTATTACGTATTAGCAGGTAATTATCAAAACATACGCTTCTGAGAAAGCTCTCTATCCTATCAAAATACTCCCTCTCTGAACCATCGTCAGTAATAATTATTTCATAATCTTCATACCTTTGCGCAATTACGGATTGTAGAGTGATAATGATTTTTTTGTAGTCGCTATTATATGTTGGGACAATTACACTGAAACTCATTTGCTTCTCCTTTGCTAATAATCATTTCAAAATGCTGGTTAGCATCTCATTTAAGCTAAAAGAGCATCTTCTATGAAAAGTTTAACATCAAAGATATAGTTACAAGAGACCCTAACGCTCTATCTTAAGCTAGATTTTGATTCTCTTCATTCAATGCTACCAAAAAACAAAAAAAGGATGATATCCAATTCATGTAACGAAGATCAACACAAACTTGGACTAAAATTCCGATTCTTCTCCTTCCTCATGATTTAAAGACTGCAAATAGCATTTCTTAATCCCACTTGATCTGCAAGATTTCACTAATGCTTTTCAAGGTAATTACTCCTTTAGATATTGCTTCAGTCTTATATTATGTACTTCGATAAATGAAGTGAGGAAAAAGGAAAAGCATAGAAGAATCATCAACAAAAGAGCTTCGAAATAAGTGGACGGAGTGGTCGAATGTGATTAATTCTCGGTTTGATCAACACTAAAATATAAACACTTCGTGCCTTTTTCAATGATCCTGTTTTATTTACTTCTTCCTGTCAGAGTGCACAAGTTGAGGTAATGGCGGTAAAGGCTTTTGTGACTTTCTATCCATTCTGCCATTTCAGATATCATTGTCTCATACTGAGGGACACTGTAACTAAAATCGAACCTGGTTCTTTTCAGAGATTTATCTGCAACGAAACCATCAAAAGGCTCGATATTTAGTTCATTGTTTCTCATATATTTGTTAAACAACTTGAGCAGATTATATTTACTTATCGGTTCACTGTAAACCATGTTGTACAAACCACTTGCTCTTCTCGTGGCGGCCTGTTCCATTGCTTTGGCAAGTTCAAGGGTTGTGAGTCCAGTCCACATTGCTCTGGTATAACCTTTTATCGTTCCGTTTTGCTTCATGAACCAGTTGAAAAGACCTATTCCGTTTTCGTTCATATCCGGTCCGACAATCGAGTTTCTAAGGGTTATGTTTTTCTCGTCTTCAAGTTCGCCTAGAGCTTTAGTTCGATCGTAGAAAGTCTCCCCATCTCTCAAATCAGATTCTATATAACTACCCCTCTTTCCAGAGAAAACACAATCCGTACTCATGTGTATTATCTGCGTATGCATGCTTTTGGTTATTTCAGCAAGGAAGTGAGGGAAATATGAGTTCAAAAAGACTGCAAGTTCTTTATTGTCGTCAGCAAATTGATTCAGAATTCCTATGCAATTTATTACTGAGTCAAATTTACCTTGAGATATTACACCTCTTACGAAATCCAGGTTTCTAGCATCGCCCCGAATTGACTCACAGTGAGACACCTCAGAACGATCAAACCCAACTACTTGGTGCCCTTTTTCTGTTAAATAAATAGATATCATATGACCTGCCATTCCAGCAGTACCTAATACAAGGTATCTCATCGACTCACCTCTTCCATCTTGCCAATTCAGATCTTATATATTCAATACTCATCAACTTCTTCTTGATTTCATCTACTGTGAGAATTGTTGTATTGTTTGAGTTATATTCATCTGTTCTAGAAATTTCATGAGATCCTTCTTCAAGGTATTTTTGATAGTTCAAATCTCTATTATCAGCAGGGACTCTAAAGAATCTTCCCAAATCAATTGCTTTTGCTGCTTCTTCTTTTGTTAGGAGGACCTCGTATCTCTTTTCTCCATGTCTTGTACCAATAACTCTTATTTCATTGTCTGCATCGAAGAGCTCTTTAATAGCCTGTGATAAATCTCGAATATATGAAGATGGAGATTTCTGAACCATAATATCACCAGATTCAGCGTTTTCGAAAGCATAAAGGACCAATTCAACCGCTTCTTCTAGACTCATAATGAATCTTGTCATATTAGGGTCAGTAACAGTAATTGGCTGTCTTTTCTTTATTTGTTCTACAAACACAGGAATTACAGATCCCCTTGAAGCCATAACGTTGCCATATCTAGTTGTACAAATGAGTGTTTTTTCGGAAGAGATTGTTCGTGACCTTGCTATAATAACTTTCTCCATCATTGCTTTAGATATTCCCATAGCATTAATCGGATAAGCTGCTTTATCAGTCGATAAGCAGACAATTTTCTTAACCCCAAATTCAATAGCAGCATCAAGAAGATTATCCGTTCCAATAACATTCGTCTTCACAGCCTCAAGGGGAAAGAACTCACAAGAAGGCACTTGCTTCAGAGCAGCTGCATGAAAAATGAAATCAACATTTCTAAGAGCACTCTTGATACTGCTTGAATCTCTAACATCCCCCAGATAGAATTTGAGTTTATCGTTCTTATACAGTTTCCTCATGTCATCTTGTTTCTTCTCATCCCGTGAGAAGATTCTTATCTCTCGTACTTTGGATTCTAAAACCCTCTTCAAGACGGCATTCCCGAAGGATCCTGTTCCCCCCGTTATAAGAAGTATTGAATCGTCGAACATAACTAACCTCCAATCTGAATCTGCAATAGTTGCAGCGGGTCTATCGAAAATTCAAACAGTTTTCCTCACTGAATATATGGTGCATTAGCCAGTCTAGACATAATATAATCATCAACTATCTTTGATGCTTCTAGCGAATTCTGAATGTTGTAAAATACTTTATCTAGTGAAATCCCTAATTGTGAAACTGCCCAGTTCTTAACGAAAACAGAGGCTCGTTTTGCAAACTTGCGAACAAATTCATAATAGAATCTGGTCATGTTGATGTCTTTCGTTTTCATATATTCTTTTACTAGGTTTCTGTATTCTGGGAAAAATAAACTAATCGTCGCATAATTTGCTTCTATGTTTAATTCAGCAAAATCCTCCTGTTTTCCAAATGCCTTAAGAGCACTTGACAGAGAATCTACGTATATTGTGGGACCCGTCCAGATTTTTGGAATAGCTGAAGGCCAAGTTTCTTCGATGTTTCTAGGCAGAAAAGTCTTGTCTTTTAAACTACCCTTATGTTCGCCCCTTGCTCCTTTGCCCCCTGCACTACTATAACTGTGCCCGCTTATTGTTATAGGAGCATCAATCATAATATGATTCTTAACTACCTGTGACAAGGCCACTGCCATTGCCATATCCGGACATGCGCCGGGTATATATCTTCCAGTCCTTTCATGTACTCTATCCAGAGATTTTCTTCTTATTATGCCATGATATGGTTCTGGGAGTCTTGCTAAGGAAACTGCGCCAATTTTCTTGACATATTCTAGTTCTTTTTCAACATCAATTCTTTTAATATCTCCAGTCGTTTTGTGAATCGTAAGGTTTGGTCGGTGCTTGTGAGCTCTAAACTTCATTCCCGGCCAATTATAAGAAGCTTTCCTGAAGATTGCGGACTCAATATTGTTTCTCATCAAATACTTTGCAACATCAAGAATTTTTGAGGAGACATTATCATCGGCTCCAAGGATACAAAGATATTCTCCACAAGAATTAGCAATACCTAACTCGAAATTCTCTGTCATTGTCATCTTAGATGATCGATGAAAATACTTTGATTTCTTACAAGGCGAGTGTGAAAGGAACTCAATAATCCCCTCATTGCGTTCAGAGTTATCTTGTATAACTATCTCTATCTCATATGAATCAATACTTTCAATCTTCCTGATAATGGACTTAACGTATTCGTAACTGCCCTTTATTGGAACAACTATACTAAGAAGACAGCTCATTGTGAAATACCAACCTTCCGCATAGTATTCATAGATTTACCAGCGCCTTGTCTGCTAACTAGGACAAAGACAAGTACAAACCAGAACTGAGGTGTACTTAGGTACGTTCCACTAAACATAAGCATAACAAATGGATACATAAAAAGAACAACCAAAAGCTTGTAGCGCCTATCCTTACTAATCAAATGAGTAACCTTCCATGCAAACAAAAAGAGAACAATTAACATAATAACAAGATAGATCACACCGCCTTGCAACAATACTTCGAGGAAGAGATTGTGTGGGTAGTAACTGAAATCCCACATACCAAAAATCCCATAACCAAGAATTGGTCTCTGCTTAATTAGTTCAAGGGCGCTTCGGTACACAATATCTCTTCCCGACGTTCCCGCCCAGTTTATACCACCACCCGAACCTATGAACTGCGTCACTCTAAAAAGCCCATATTGGAAGGCGCTAATCTGCATTAATAAAGGCCAAATTGCTATTAGTGTAATCACAAGAAATGACAGAAAACCAATTGTCGTCAATAAGTACTTGAGCTTTCTCAGGGATAATCTAGTAAGCAACATGTATAGCAAATAGATAGCTCCCAATACTGCCCCACCGCGGCCACCAGTAATAATGAAGCCAATAATCTGAATAAATAACAAGTAAATACACAAAAGTTTGTAATACATACTTCTGAATAATGCGAACCTATCATGGTAACTCCCTTCAAACAAGAAATACAAGTTCAATCCAAACGCAAAGGCTGACAGATATGAGCCGATTTGTCCGAAATAAGCGCCACCAAAAGTCAGGAGTCTCACACCTCGAAAAGCAGGAATTATTAGTCGAACGAAAATGCTCAGAGTAACAAGTAGCATAACTAACTCGAGCAATTTGGCCATCTCGAATATTGTTTGCATTCTTGATAAGTATAGAGCACCGAGAATTGCTGGTAGAGAGAACGCCAAGAATTGCAGAAAAAAAGTTGTTGCTGTTGGATTCAGACGCCCAGAAAACAGGCTCGACGTCAAATAAGACAGCAAAACTACAACCATGACAAGAAGCAGAAACAAATCCTTTTGAGTGATCTTTGCCCCATTCCATATGAATGATTTTCCAAACAATACTGCCGTAGCCACAAGAATAATAAGAGAATAAATAAGGAGGGTATTACTGCTTCCAATTCCGCTATAATCAAAACCCAGAATCGCTGTTATCACGAAAAAAAAGCTCGAGCCCATCATTGCAAGAATGGGAATCAATTGCTCAATAAGTATCTTTCGATACCTCTTTTTCATGAATAATTTGCTCTTTTGACCAACACTTATATCTGTCTCAATCAAGTGAAAATCATCTCCGATCAGATAACACAGTACTGTGGTCCTCTATACATTCGTGGTTTGTAAGATTCAAGCAAGACACCTATAAGTGACGACAATCAGTCATTCTCTTCTTACTATACTCTTGGTCGATTCTAACCTGCCAAAACTTACTAGCAATGTGCTCAATGTCTATATCCAATTTCTTGGTAAAGTCGAATGTAATCCTCAACTTTTGTATCCCATTTAAATTTGGCACTCTTCGCAAGGCATTCTGCACTAATATTATCGTAATCATCTAAAATAGAAAGCACTTTACAAGAGATATCGTCTGCATCGTTACGTTTGACAGAAAACCCAATGGTACCATCCGGAAACTGACTATCGAATCCTTCCCCCTTTGTGTATATGATGGGAATACCTTGGCTTATAGCTTCAGCGTAAACAAGGCCAAATGTTTCGTGAATTGACGGCATAACAAAGATGTCCGAACTTCTATAGTATTCGATCAACGTCTCCTTTGGTTTAGGCTCAACATAGGTTGTCAATCCTTGATCCATGATCTTTCGGAACAGCGTTCTGTTTTCTATTTTTCCTACCATTGTGTACTCAACATCATATCCTTTTTTTCTTAAGTAATTTGCTACTGAACTTACTATAATTTGATTCTTATTCTTGTTGATTGCTCCAACCGTTAACAGCTTAATCTTTCCATTTTCGATTGAATGAGCACTTCTAGGCCTATTCTCAAACCAGAAATCGTCAATGCCATTCGGTAGAA
This region includes:
- a CDS encoding glycosyltransferase family 2 protein, coding for MSFSVIVPTYNSDYKKIIITLQSVIAQRYEDYEIIITDDGSEREYFDRIESFLRSVCFDNYLLIRNKKNRGIVGNLIEGLKAAKGKFVKGLGPGDLLFNERSLQEMSDFLENNSFGLAFGNMYAYSIVNEGVAKFSNFDAPKNKSVYRKKNSCPLNKLKNLLLFSDWLSGITLFFSREYFLEYSLRLYNNADVRFCEDLAPVLVLLEGDDIGYLDKKIVWYEYASGISTNNETFAKALLREDHVKFESYLVSNYGENRFVRALPKFRSRIEQIYSIRNVFLRYLSMMIREPGYYHFKARAKIHQILNSLILRLDKKEEETTFFYEQLLFRTRNGCDS
- a CDS encoding SDR family oxidoreductase, translating into MRYLVLGTAGMAGHMISIYLTEKGHQVVGFDRSEVSHCESIRGDARNLDFVRGVISQGKFDSVINCIGILNQFADDNKELAVFLNSYFPHFLAEITKSMHTQIIHMSTDCVFSGKRGSYIESDLRDGETFYDRTKALGELEDEKNITLRNSIVGPDMNENGIGLFNWFMKQNGTIKGYTRAMWTGLTTLELAKAMEQAATRRASGLYNMVYSEPISKYNLLKLFNKYMRNNELNIEPFDGFVADKSLKRTRFDFSYSVPQYETMISEMAEWIESHKSLYRHYLNLCTLTGRSK
- a CDS encoding polysaccharide biosynthesis protein yields the protein MFDDSILLITGGTGSFGNAVLKRVLESKVREIRIFSRDEKKQDDMRKLYKNDKLKFYLGDVRDSSSIKSALRNVDFIFHAAALKQVPSCEFFPLEAVKTNVIGTDNLLDAAIEFGVKKIVCLSTDKAAYPINAMGISKAMMEKVIIARSRTISSEKTLICTTRYGNVMASRGSVIPVFVEQIKKRQPITVTDPNMTRFIMSLEEAVELVLYAFENAESGDIMVQKSPSSYIRDLSQAIKELFDADNEIRVIGTRHGEKRYEVLLTKEEAAKAIDLGRFFRVPADNRDLNYQKYLEEGSHEISRTDEYNSNNTTILTVDEIKKKLMSIEYIRSELARWKR
- a CDS encoding glycosyltransferase; translated protein: MSCLLSIVVPIKGSYEYVKSIIRKIESIDSYEIEIVIQDNSERNEGIIEFLSHSPCKKSKYFHRSSKMTMTENFELGIANSCGEYLCILGADDNVSSKILDVAKYLMRNNIESAIFRKASYNWPGMKFRAHKHRPNLTIHKTTGDIKRIDVEKELEYVKKIGAVSLARLPEPYHGIIRRKSLDRVHERTGRYIPGACPDMAMAVALSQVVKNHIMIDAPITISGHSYSSAGGKGARGEHKGSLKDKTFLPRNIEETWPSAIPKIWTGPTIYVDSLSSALKAFGKQEDFAELNIEANYATISLFFPEYRNLVKEYMKTKDINMTRFYYEFVRKFAKRASVFVKNWAVSQLGISLDKVFYNIQNSLEASKIVDDYIMSRLANAPYIQ
- a CDS encoding O-antigen ligase family protein, which gives rise to MKKRYRKILIEQLIPILAMMGSSFFFVITAILGFDYSGIGSSNTLLIYSLIILVATAVLFGKSFIWNGAKITQKDLFLLLVMVVVLLSYLTSSLFSGRLNPTATTFFLQFLAFSLPAILGALYLSRMQTIFEMAKLLELVMLLVTLSIFVRLIIPAFRGVRLLTFGGAYFGQIGSYLSAFAFGLNLYFLFEGSYHDRFALFRSMYYKLLCIYLLFIQIIGFIITGGRGGAVLGAIYLLYMLLTRLSLRKLKYLLTTIGFLSFLVITLIAIWPLLMQISAFQYGLFRVTQFIGSGGGINWAGTSGRDIVYRSALELIKQRPILGYGIFGMWDFSYYPHNLFLEVLLQGGVIYLVIMLIVLFLFAWKVTHLISKDRRYKLLVVLFMYPFVMLMFSGTYLSTPQFWFVLVFVLVSRQGAGKSMNTMRKVGISQ
- a CDS encoding glycosyltransferase family 4 protein, translating into MRILHLCNDYYNSTLYRNMHEKLLSYGLDSLVVVPAVYNSDNRAEEKNVRQIKCFGNYDRFFYYRKQRKITRSIEELTHQYKPQIIHSHFVFSGGYTCLKIKEELGIPYVVTVRNTDLNLFFRRMHHLRGTGIEILRRADKIVFISKTYLDKLLEKYIPVPDRKAIVDKSVILPNGIDDFWFENRPRSAHSIENGKIKLLTVGAINKNKNQIIVSSVANYLRKKGYDVEYTMVGKIENRTLFRKIMDQGLTTYVEPKPKETLIEYYRSSDIFVMPSIHETFGLVYAEAISQGIPIIYTKGEGFDSQFPDGTIGFSVKRNDADDISCKVLSILDDYDNISAECLAKSAKFKWDTKVEDYIRLYQEIGYRH